A genomic stretch from Nocardia wallacei includes:
- the glgC gene encoding glucose-1-phosphate adenylyltransferase — protein MRSQPHVLGIVLAGGEGKRLFPLTKDRAKPAVPFGGAYRLIDFVLSNLVNAGFLRLCVLTQYKSHSLDRHISQTWRLSGFGGEYITPVPAQQRLGPRWYTGSADAIMQSLNLIYDEDPDYIVVFGADHVYRMDPEQMVAHHIDTGAGVTVAGIRVPRSEAGAFGCIDSDESGRITQFLEKPVHPPGTPDDPNVTFASMGNYVFSTKVLVDAIRADADNADSDHDMGGDIIPSLVAAGEAGVYDFARNDVPGSTDRDRGYWRDVGTIDAFYDAHMDLVSVHPIFNLYNKHWPIRGAAENLPPAKFAQGGLAQESIVGAGSILSAATVRNSVLSSNVFVEDGATVEGSVLMPGVRVGRGAVVRRAILDKNVMVGEGEIIGVDLERDRERFAVSNGGVVTVGKGVWV, from the coding sequence GTGAGGAGCCAGCCGCACGTACTCGGAATCGTGCTCGCCGGCGGTGAGGGCAAGCGACTCTTCCCGCTCACCAAGGACCGCGCCAAACCCGCGGTCCCGTTCGGGGGCGCGTACCGGCTCATCGACTTCGTCCTGTCCAACCTGGTCAACGCCGGTTTCCTGCGGTTGTGCGTGCTCACCCAGTACAAGTCGCACTCGCTGGACCGGCACATCTCGCAGACCTGGCGGCTGTCGGGGTTCGGCGGTGAATACATCACCCCGGTCCCGGCCCAGCAACGCCTGGGCCCGCGCTGGTACACCGGCAGCGCCGATGCGATCATGCAGTCGCTGAACCTGATCTACGACGAGGACCCGGACTACATCGTGGTGTTCGGCGCCGACCACGTATACCGGATGGATCCGGAGCAGATGGTGGCCCACCACATCGACACCGGCGCGGGCGTGACGGTGGCCGGGATCCGGGTGCCGCGCAGCGAGGCGGGGGCGTTCGGCTGTATCGATTCCGACGAGTCCGGCCGGATCACCCAGTTCCTGGAGAAGCCGGTGCATCCGCCGGGCACCCCCGACGACCCGAACGTCACCTTCGCCTCGATGGGCAACTACGTGTTCAGCACCAAGGTGCTCGTCGACGCCATCCGCGCCGACGCCGACAACGCCGATTCCGACCACGACATGGGCGGCGACATCATCCCGTCGCTGGTGGCCGCGGGCGAGGCGGGCGTGTACGACTTCGCGCGCAACGACGTGCCCGGATCCACCGATCGCGACCGCGGCTACTGGCGCGACGTGGGAACCATCGACGCGTTCTACGACGCGCACATGGATCTGGTGTCGGTGCACCCGATCTTCAATCTCTACAACAAGCACTGGCCGATTCGCGGCGCCGCCGAGAACCTGCCGCCCGCCAAATTCGCGCAGGGCGGGCTGGCGCAGGAGTCGATCGTCGGGGCGGGCAGCATTCTGTCGGCGGCCACGGTGCGCAATTCGGTGCTGTCGTCGAACGTGTTCGTCGAGGACGGGGCGACCGTGGAGGGCAGTGTGCTGATGCCGGGCGTGCGGGTGGGCCGCGGCGCGGTGGTGCGGCGGGCGATCCTGGACAAGAACGTGATGGTCGGCGAGGGCGAGATCATCGGGGTCGACCTCGAACGCGATCGGGAACGGTTCGCCGTCAGCAACGGGGGCGTGGTGACCGTCGGCAAGGGCGTGTGGGTCTAG
- the glgA gene encoding glycogen synthase, with the protein MQVAMLTREFPPEVYGGAGVHVTHLVPRLRRLCEVTVHCMGVSRADAVVHQPDPMLYAANSALQMMSAQLRMADAVGGVDVVHSHTWYTGLAGHLAATLYGIPHVLTAHSLEPRRPWKAEQLGGGYRLSSWSERNAMEYADAVIAVSAGMRRDVLDAYPTIDPERVHVVHNGIDAQAWCPGGPIDGARDVLAELGVRTDAPIVAFVGRITRQKGVSHLLAAAREFDPDIQLVLCAGAPDTPQLEAEVSAAVAELSRRRGGVFWVREMLPTEQVRQILAAATVFVCPSVYEPLGIVNLEAMACGTAVVASDVGGIPEVVADGTTGRLVHYDGEAPGDFESHLTRAVNAIAGDPLTAASLGAAGRARAIAEFDWSQVAERTVHLYDKIRKS; encoded by the coding sequence TTGCAGGTCGCGATGCTGACTCGTGAATTTCCGCCGGAGGTGTACGGCGGGGCGGGGGTGCACGTCACCCACCTGGTACCGCGGTTGCGACGGTTGTGCGAGGTCACCGTGCACTGCATGGGTGTGTCGCGCGCGGACGCCGTGGTGCACCAGCCGGATCCGATGCTGTACGCGGCCAATTCGGCGCTGCAGATGATGTCGGCGCAGCTGCGCATGGCCGATGCGGTCGGCGGGGTGGACGTGGTGCATTCGCACACCTGGTACACCGGGCTGGCCGGGCATCTGGCCGCCACGCTGTACGGCATCCCGCACGTGCTGACCGCGCATTCGCTGGAACCGCGGCGGCCGTGGAAGGCCGAGCAGCTGGGCGGCGGGTACCGGTTGTCGTCGTGGTCGGAGCGCAATGCGATGGAGTACGCCGACGCGGTCATCGCGGTGAGCGCGGGCATGCGCCGCGATGTGCTGGACGCCTATCCGACCATCGATCCCGAGCGGGTTCACGTGGTGCACAACGGGATCGACGCGCAGGCGTGGTGTCCCGGTGGGCCGATCGACGGCGCCCGGGACGTGCTGGCCGAGCTCGGGGTGCGCACCGACGCGCCGATCGTCGCGTTCGTCGGCCGCATCACCCGGCAGAAGGGCGTGTCGCATCTGCTGGCCGCCGCGCGGGAATTCGATCCGGACATCCAGCTGGTGCTGTGCGCGGGAGCGCCCGACACGCCGCAACTGGAGGCCGAGGTGTCGGCGGCGGTGGCGGAGCTGTCTCGTCGCCGCGGCGGCGTGTTCTGGGTGCGGGAGATGCTGCCCACCGAACAGGTGCGCCAGATCCTGGCCGCCGCGACGGTATTCGTGTGCCCGTCGGTATACGAGCCCCTCGGCATCGTCAATCTGGAGGCCATGGCCTGCGGCACCGCCGTGGTCGCCTCGGACGTCGGCGGCATCCCGGAAGTAGTCGCCGACGGCACCACCGGTCGCCTGGTCCACTACGACGGCGAGGCCCCCGGCGATTTCGAATCCCACCTGACCCGAGCCGTCAACGCCATAGCGGGCGACCCCCTCACCGCCGCCTCCCTGGGCGCCGCCGGCCGCGCCCGAGCCATAGCCGAATTCGACTGGTCCCAGGTAGCCGAACGCACCGTCCACCTCTACGACAAAATCCGCAAGTCCTGA
- a CDS encoding YybH family protein — protein sequence MNRAAVEAWVERYERVWRTPGTAELGNLFAPGARYLPSPWATPITDPAELARFWEQARDSADEPFTMTSSVVALDGDTAVVRVEVEYARADPARWRDLWVLRFGPDGRCTWFEEWPFAPEQADGH from the coding sequence ATGAACCGTGCTGCTGTGGAGGCTTGGGTGGAACGGTATGAGCGCGTTTGGCGGACGCCCGGGACTGCGGAACTGGGTAACCTCTTCGCCCCCGGTGCGAGATATCTGCCGTCGCCGTGGGCTACCCCCATTACCGATCCCGCTGAGCTGGCGCGATTCTGGGAGCAAGCCCGAGATAGCGCGGACGAGCCGTTCACCATGACATCGTCGGTGGTGGCCCTCGACGGTGATACCGCGGTCGTCCGCGTGGAGGTCGAGTACGCGCGGGCGGATCCGGCGCGCTGGCGGGATCTGTGGGTGCTGCGGTTCGGGCCCGACGGCCGGTGTACGTGGTTCGAGGAGTGGCCGTTCGCGCCCGAGCAGGCCGACGGGCACTAA
- a CDS encoding putative RNA methyltransferase: protein MPVTPARADTDTPLAAIARLLACPECGAGMTVRDRSLSCARGHAFDLARQGYVSLLTGASTKMTGDTADMLDARAAFQRARHFTPIADAATAALTSGSPVRSMLEIGAGTGYYLAAALDAAPGAHGIAMDVSKFAARRAARAHPRAASVLADAWRGLPVRDGALSRVLSVFAPRNPDEVARVLAPGGMFVVVTPTPRHLSELIAPLDMVGVDAAKDERLAGALSGRFDRLAERVVEFPMRLGHADVTNVVGMGPSAHHAAARRAERIAALPEIVEVTASVTVSTYRPR from the coding sequence ATGCCGGTGACTCCGGCGCGGGCGGACACCGACACGCCGCTCGCCGCGATCGCGCGGTTACTGGCCTGCCCCGAATGCGGAGCGGGCATGACCGTGCGCGACCGCTCGCTGTCCTGTGCCCGCGGACACGCCTTCGATCTGGCCCGTCAGGGCTACGTCAGCCTGCTGACCGGTGCGTCGACGAAGATGACGGGCGATACCGCCGACATGCTGGACGCGCGCGCGGCCTTCCAGCGCGCCCGGCATTTCACTCCGATCGCCGACGCCGCGACGGCGGCACTCACCTCCGGCTCCCCGGTGCGCTCGATGCTCGAGATCGGCGCGGGAACCGGCTACTACCTGGCCGCGGCGCTGGACGCCGCGCCCGGCGCACACGGCATCGCGATGGACGTGTCCAAGTTCGCGGCCCGGCGCGCGGCGCGGGCGCATCCGCGTGCCGCCTCGGTGCTGGCCGACGCCTGGCGTGGGCTGCCGGTGCGCGACGGCGCGCTGAGCCGGGTGCTGTCGGTGTTCGCGCCGCGTAATCCGGACGAGGTGGCCCGGGTGCTGGCGCCCGGCGGCATGTTCGTCGTGGTGACGCCGACGCCGCGGCATCTGTCCGAGCTGATCGCCCCGCTGGACATGGTGGGCGTGGACGCGGCCAAGGACGAGCGCCTGGCCGGGGCACTGTCCGGCCGCTTCGACCGGCTGGCCGAACGAGTGGTGGAGTTTCCGATGCGGCTCGGCCACGCCGATGTCACGAACGTGGTGGGCATGGGCCCCTCCGCGCATCACGCCGCCGCGCGGCGCGCCGAGCGGATCGCGGCGCTGCCGGAGATCGTGGAGGTAACCGCCTCGGTGACGGTGTCGACGTACCGCCCGCGTTAG
- a CDS encoding DUF3117 domain-containing protein, protein MAAMKPRTGDGPLEATKEGRGIVMRVPLEGGGRLVVELTPEEAAALGKELTEVTS, encoded by the coding sequence ATGGCGGCCATGAAGCCCCGCACCGGGGACGGTCCCCTCGAGGCAACCAAGGAAGGGCGTGGAATCGTCATGCGGGTTCCACTCGAGGGTGGCGGGCGTCTGGTCGTCGAGCTCACGCCGGAAGAGGCCGCGGCCCTCGGCAAAGAGCTCACCGAAGTCACCAGTTAA
- a CDS encoding DNA-3-methyladenine glycosylase I: MSAASIEVVSDGKARCGWAESSQLYRDYHDQEWGQPLHGDDALFERMCLEAFQSGLSWITILRKRPAFRAAFADFAIDRVARFTPADAERLLSDPGIVRNRAKIEACIANARVAEDLSPGLDELLWSFAPAPRPRPRRLSDVPAVTPESIALAKELKRRGFRFVGPTTAYAMMQATGMVNDHVADCWVEVRG; the protein is encoded by the coding sequence GTGAGCGCCGCATCGATCGAGGTGGTGTCCGACGGCAAGGCGCGGTGCGGGTGGGCGGAGTCGTCCCAGCTCTATCGGGACTATCACGACCAGGAGTGGGGACAGCCGCTGCACGGTGACGACGCGCTGTTCGAGCGGATGTGCCTGGAGGCGTTCCAGTCGGGGCTGTCGTGGATCACCATCCTGCGCAAGCGCCCCGCGTTCCGCGCCGCCTTCGCGGACTTCGCCATCGACCGGGTGGCCCGGTTCACTCCGGCCGACGCCGAGCGACTGCTGTCCGACCCCGGCATAGTGCGCAATCGCGCCAAGATCGAGGCCTGCATCGCCAACGCGAGGGTTGCCGAAGATCTCTCGCCGGGGCTGGACGAGTTGCTCTGGTCGTTCGCGCCCGCGCCCCGGCCGCGCCCGCGGCGGCTCTCCGACGTGCCCGCCGTCACACCCGAATCGATTGCTCTCGCAAAGGAACTCAAGCGACGCGGATTCCGTTTCGTCGGTCCGACGACGGCTTACGCGATGATGCAGGCGACCGGAATGGTGAACGATCATGTGGCCGATTGCTGGGTCGAGGTGCGCGGTTGA
- a CDS encoding DivIVA domain-containing protein, with protein MLTLLLYVLIVGLVAALLFLVASAVFGRGEELGPLPEGTTATVLPVAAISGGDVRALRFQQVFRGYKAGEVDWALTRLAARIDELEAQLAAARGDRPAAHPRTGSYPAAPPGFEQPIHPDRTPRAWGFGSSAASAPNGHTDPTAYSSPFTSPPTAWESSTQPTHRPGPETAAPGPANPAPRHDPPASPESTTPGGPATSAASGVVSGIEPANPAAGWAAPATADQGAAPPWQVSVPGLARGGDDHAGPGGPVPQVQPPGQQGTDQGERRDSQ; from the coding sequence ATGCTCACGCTGCTGTTGTACGTGCTGATCGTCGGTCTGGTGGCCGCGCTGCTGTTCCTGGTCGCGAGCGCCGTGTTCGGCCGCGGGGAGGAACTGGGCCCGCTGCCCGAGGGCACCACGGCGACGGTGCTGCCGGTCGCGGCCATCAGCGGCGGCGATGTGCGTGCGCTGCGCTTCCAGCAGGTGTTCCGCGGCTACAAGGCCGGCGAGGTGGACTGGGCGCTCACCCGCCTCGCCGCCCGCATCGACGAGCTGGAGGCCCAGCTGGCCGCGGCCCGCGGCGACCGACCGGCCGCACACCCGCGCACCGGGTCGTACCCGGCCGCGCCACCCGGCTTCGAACAACCCATCCATCCGGACCGGACGCCGCGGGCATGGGGATTCGGCTCGTCCGCCGCGTCTGCGCCCAACGGCCACACCGACCCCACCGCCTACTCCAGTCCCTTCACCAGCCCGCCCACCGCCTGGGAATCCTCCACCCAGCCGACCCACCGCCCCGGCCCCGAGACGGCCGCGCCCGGCCCCGCGAATCCGGCCCCGCGGCACGACCCGCCCGCGAGCCCGGAAAGCACAACGCCCGGCGGACCGGCCACGTCCGCCGCCTCCGGGGTGGTTTCCGGGATCGAGCCGGCGAATCCGGCCGCGGGCTGGGCCGCCCCGGCCACCGCTGATCAGGGCGCGGCTCCGCCGTGGCAGGTGTCGGTGCCGGGACTGGCCCGTGGCGGCGATGATCACGCCGGGCCGGGTGGTCCGGTGCCGCAGGTGCAACCGCCGGGGCAGCAGGGCACCGATCAGGGCGAGCGGCGGGATTCGCAGTGA